One genomic segment of Plasmodium cynomolgi strain B DNA, chromosome 14, whole genome shotgun sequence includes these proteins:
- a CDS encoding hypothetical protein (putative), whose protein sequence is MSNYMKPRVRKKFGENDKNDENDENALIDENRKNISRRNREATNIYYTNKKLNEKLKGKSNVITDSGGKTQLSSKEGTYIKHISGHTAQKEERERDETENDANVGTMNDSAQADGVTNENDKIEQKKKEIKELANLCLEKNLSVNSENIQIVRKLKEKRMLEEKINKNENIKNLQEKRRILEEIEYHEWADREKRIKELQEKKMKLLKKVMVQRDTEKADKIFYEVEKIVQNRDKNKDKIIENFEKEKARDMRNLFVERKNNLKTIFNEKTDIVDHMNDHTSNYNLELERNGTVPKKINERTSNKIDNLLNLNDLNDLNIDLDKSSKYTQGKKKYDKFSKYEEKKNKQVIDTFYRYLNKEESKYTSNEYVLGESIKTQKKAQCMKINFASIEVKSSQQDIFEKNILLLQNLLRGKAIKMLMNDGKQSYSDLIEELKAYEKIDQISAKEKDLFEKENFEEIKVDSYLENVQGKYISELLDSLSNELEKYEEERKIAVLVKYAERERRLKECKEKGKRQAEFLLREKEDYIFNEIMGLNNQTVDSYLEDILSKAINDASKEEALIRTKKKAEQLNEIYNSLDNNSDENNKLIVKDLVDKQRGLQFDLLEQKKNNCVSNFATQHVFSKINEAF, encoded by the exons ATGAGCAATTACATGAAACCAAGGGTGAGAAAAAAGTTCGgcgaaaatgacaaaaatgacgaaaatgacgaaaatgCTCTAATTGAtgaaaacagaaaaaatattagccGTAGAAATAGGGAGGCCACAAACATCTATTATACAAACAAAAAGTTGAATGAAAAGTTAAAGGGGAAATCGAACGTAATTACGGAcagtgggggaaaaacgcAGCTGTCTAGTAAGGAGGGCACTTACATAAAGCATATAAGTGGTCATACTGCCCAGAAAGAAGAACGCGAAAGGGATGAAACTGAGAACGATGCCAACGTAGGGACAATGAATGATTCCGCACAGGCGGACGGAGTAACCaacgaaaatgataaaatagaacaaaaaaaaaaagaaattaaagaattgGCCAACCTCTGCCTTGAAAAGAACTTATCAGTTAATAGCGAAAATATCCAAATTGtcagaaaattaaaagaaaaaagaatgctAGAAGAGAAAatcaataaaaatgaaaatatcaaaaatttACAAGAAAAGAGAAGAATTTTGGAAGAAATAGAATATCATGAATGGGCGgacagggaaaaaagaataaaagaattacaggaaaaaaaaatgaagttgttaaaaaaagtaatggTACAAAGAGACACAGAAAAGGCAGATAAAATATTCTACGAGgtcgaaaaaattgttcaaaatagagataaaaataaggataaaattatcgaaaattttgaaaaggaaaaagcaaGAGATATgagaaatttatttgtagaaagaaaaaataatctcaaaacaatttttaatgaaaaaacagACATAGTCGATCATATGAATGATCACACTTCAAACTACAACTTAGAACTGGAAAGAAATGGAACcgtcccaaaaaaaataaacgaaaggACGTcaaacaaaattgacaacCTCCTCAACCTGAATGACCTCAACGACTTGAACATCGATTTGGATAAATCGTCCAAATACACacaggggaaaaagaaatacgaCAAGTTCTCTAaatatgaagagaaaaagaataagCAAGTCATTGACACGTTTTACagatatttaaataaagagGAAAGCAAATACACTTCAAACGAATACGTGTTGGGGGAATCCAtcaaaacgcaaaaaaaagcacagtGCATGAAAATTAACTTTGCCTCGATAGAGGTCAAGTCCAGTCAACAGgacattttcgaaaaaaatattttactgtTACAAAATTTGCTGAGGGGTAAAgccataaaaatgttaatgaATGATGGGAAACAATCTTATAGCGATTTaattgaagaattaaaagCGTACGAAAAAATAGATCAAATTAgtgcaaaggaaaaagacctattcgaaaaggaaaattttgaagaaataaaagttGATTCTTACTTAGAAAATGTGCAAGGTAAATACATATCCGAATTGCTAGATTCTTTATCCAACGAATTGgagaaatatgaagaagaaaggaaaatagCGGTGCTCGTCAAATATgcagaaagggaaagaagatTAAAGGAATgcaaagaaaagggaaaaagacaAGCTGAGTTTTTATTGAGAGAAAAGGAAGATTATATATTCAATGAAATCATGGGACTAAACAATCAAACCGTTGATTCTTACTTGGAGGACATTTTAAGTAAAGCAATCAATGATGCATCAAAGGAAGAAGCTCTGATAaggaccaaaaaaaaagctgaacAACTCAACGAAATTTACAACTCATTAGATAATAATAGCGATGAAAATAACAAACTCATAGTCAAAGATCTGGTCg ATAAGCAGAGGGGATTACAGTTTGACTTGTTagaacagaagaaaaataactgcGTGTCGAATTTTGCAACACAGCacgttttttccaaaattaatgaagctttctga
- a CDS encoding hypothetical protein (putative): MNFFSNKPNIRSTKSEVIHKANNNNVSSNNVSSNNVSSNNVSGNNVSGNSVSGNSVSGNSVSGNRVGGNHPSSNQVGSHHTGSYNVGHNGKMQNDAGSGNFLLEDSNSFAYSNCDADKSSEIHYSNKAYDPQYSMYMNKVANGVRSTRNHTSSHRICSPRSQSINLFAPKVNRTSNISTNFDDRMSYISFYTNNKKKLNKTSILESNDSFKTQANSQIVEQSLDLLKHLVNQENREHYLSVQENDKKNKLILKLIDQAKRNDEKAELSQTECASNNSIDNYQKRMDMLHLKFMKLKNEYSHLNNENVILKKQIRNIKDNYHMMNPKSATVSFPRGPIQEEALRSNDSGNSSNMSNIGNMGNMGNIGHMSNIGNIGNIGNIGNIGNVNNEQKMRQQQGGRIMLNKTTSINSIQPPVIPPFEKKKLVDCQVQTECTLMSPLPERPDNTKVGGSNSTVNMNGNNFNSNLLNDNYLSKLREQIRNEVTQEITNKLEQKYKDELLMLRQTIENNKMNNQNRAEEISIDNLINNTKHKLDEQINETINKYKNSLFDHFKELINAASERGKSTVQMECKGDGSVNEKVSIGVDNFASLSVNDKINECISLFESISQKKMSARKVKEKGLDNSSSILSALNNINTDINDIDDMINNLHANIGRTNFSDDAESCPGELDLLGKATSVSDDLELEEEASRRSLNGELECAGGEGELKEEVTTGRDKARKAPKRRDKIGDNTHGPMSVRSDGPASVRSDGPASVHSDGGRSKRKGRNSTEGDPSHRSNFHVDSPPPDDKIDVMGNMTMEINPYLDETAEGGEERSSEVRSKNVNIIMHHSESGMVNGNNIDVHSNVHCNVHVDHNAEGEANGHFIQTPQGAYNTRHTVGGMAEQSFNNEQMLDREESPHNLAPNDNNAYDYPNGDFTKGKDNEAISPQSPDDKNKDSKNLSDNFGNDTELWSKNENDEKNVKGTPNEENFYNSTNGTKANNTLSNNVQIEEGEIDVITNGVNDVKQIEIHSDAHKFASTGYPTDQPFMHQSGDGNGEKAPKSACNVNKGDEEFHHDNVSGMMNNALAVNRTSHHYGGYTPHSNNDNHFDGKEKFNHPESNPYDGSTSRAQMNPFNHKNDENLETNNTYNSASNGNNLYMYQSNNETKNGPNYNAKGDYAVNSSVYSYNTAANNKTDFLSPSEERYEEKPFYREENIRTHIMNNNGEVYRNDNFLFIENNNNSFAKPAGTYQNNQNANFVNFYQNDVDGNKVNSGLNRADKVNNQYDFFYNLGESNGASQQYTPWGHQNSKTACINSYNGEGQFGETAERSPPNYYSKTANIKRVNSSAINTIKNSTSDLSQNGQVKLSTKSEVHYNSFKAQKNKTKKNLEDLFA; encoded by the exons atgaattttttttcaaacaaacCCAATATAAGGAGCACGAAATCTGAAGTCATCCACAAAGCAAACAACAATAATGTCAGCAGCAACAATGTCAGCAGCAACAATGTCAGCAGCAACAATGTCAGCGGCAACAATGTCAGCGGCAACAGTGTCAGCGGCAACAGTGTCAGCGGCAACAGTGTCAGCGGTAACCGTGTTGGGGGAAACCATCCCAGCAGCAACCAGGTCGGCAGCCACCATACGGGCAGTTACAACGTAGGCCATAAcggaaaaatgcaaaatgatgCGGGCAGTGGGAATTTTCTACTTGAAGATAGCAACAGCTTCGCGTACTCCAACTGTGACGCGGATAAAAGTTCAGAAATCCACTACAGTAACAAAGCGTACGACCCGCAGTATAGCATGTACATGAATAAAGTAGCAAACGGGGTGAGGTCTACAAGAAACCACACTTCTTCCCACAGAATATGTTCCCCCAGATCGCAATCCATCAATCTGTTCGCTCCAAAAGTGAATAGGACATCCAACATATCGACAAATTTTGATGACAGAATGTCGTACATTTCATTTTACAccaataacaaaaaaaaactcaacaAAACGTCCATCCTGGAGTCTAATGATAGCTTCAAAACGCAGGCCAATTCGCAGATCGTCGAGCAATCCCTAGACTTACTTAAACATCTAGTCAATCAGGAAAATAGGGAGCATTATTTATCCGTGcaagaaaatgataaaaaaaataaattaatattaaaactAATCGATCAAGCTAAaagaaatgatgaaaaagcAGAATTGTCGCAAACAGAATGTGCTAGTAATAATTCCATTGATAATTACCAAAAAAGAATGGACATGctacatttaaaatttatgaaattaaaaaatgaatattccCATCTTAACAACGAAAATGTTATTctaaaaaaacagataagGAATATAAAAGACAATTATCACATGATGAATCCGAAAAGTGCTACCGTGTCCTTTCCCCGGGGACCCATACAGGAGGAGGCGCTTCGAAGTAATGATAGCGGGAACAGCAGCAACATGAGCAACATCGGCAACATGGGCAACATGGGAAACATCGGCCACATGAGCAACATCGGCAACATCGGCAACATCGGCAACATCGGCAACATCGGCAACGTTAATAATGAACAGAAGATGAGACAGCAACAGGGGGGAAGAATAATGTTAAACAAAACGACAAGTATTAACAGCATACAGCCACCTGTGATTCccccatttgaaaaaaaaaaattagtagaCTGTCAAGTACAAACTGAATGCACCCTAATGAGCCCTTTACCAGAGAGACCCGATAATACCAAAGTGGGAGGTTCCAATTCAACCGTCAACATGAATGGGAACAATTTCAAttccaatttgttaaatgatAATTATCTTAGCAAATTACGAGAACAAATCAGAAACGAAGTTACACAAGAAATCACAAACAAGTTAGAACAAAAATACAAAGACGAATTGCTCATGTTGAGACAGACCATAgagaataacaaaatgaataatcaAAATCGCGCTGAAGAAATTTCCATTGATAACCTTATCAATAATACTAAGCATAAACTggatgaacaaataaatgagaCAATTAACAAGTATAAAAATTCCCTTTTCGATCACTTTAAGGAATTAATAAATGCAGCTAGCGAGCGGGGGAAAAGTACAGTTCAGATGGAATGCAAAGGGGATGGAAGTGTTAATGAAAAGGTGAGCATTGGTGTAGATAATTTTGCTTCCCTCTCCGTTAAtgacaaaattaatgaatgCATAAGCTTATTCGAAAGTATTtcccagaaaaaaatgagcgctAGAAAGGTAAAAGAGAAAGGGCTGGACAACAGTAGTAGCATACTCAGCGCTCTTAATAACATAAACACAGACATAAACGACATTGACGATATGATCAATAACTTGCATGCAAATATCGGACGGACTAATTTTTCGGACGATGCAGAGAGCTGCCCAGGAGAACTGGATCTTTTGGGGAAGGCCACCTCCGTTAGTGACGATTTAGAGTTGGAGGAAGAGGCCAGTCGTAGATCATTAAATGGAGAGCTTGAGTGTGCCGGAGGAGAAGGTGAACTGAAGGAGGAAGTTACCACCGGCAGGGATAAGGCGAGAAAAGCTCCTAAAAGGAGAGACAAAATTGGGGATAACACTCACGGTCCAATGTCCGTTCGTAGTGATGGCCCCGCATCGGTTCGTAGTGATGGCCCCGCATCGGTTCATAGCGATGGTGGCAGATCGAAGCGCAAGGGAAGAAATAGCACCGAGGGAGATCCGTCCCACAGGAGTAACTTCCACGTCGATAGCCCCCCACCCGATGACAAAATTGACGTGATGGGAAATATGACAATGGAGATTAATCCATATTTGGATGAGACAGCCGAGGGTGGAGAAGAACGTTCGAGCGAGGtaagaagtaaaaatgtgaatattattatgcaTCATTCGGAGAGTGGCATGGTAAATGGTAATAATATCGACGTTCATTCCAATGTGCATTGCAACGTGCACGTGGATCATAACGCGGAGGGGGAGGCAAATGGCCACTTCATCCAAACTCCCCAAGGTGCCTACAATACCAGGCACACTGTAGGAGGTATGGCAGAACAGAGTTTTAATAATGAGCAGATGCTTGATAGAGAGGAAAGCCCTCATAACTTAGCACCGAATGATAACAACGCGTATGACTATCCTAATGGGGACttcacaaaagggaaagacaACGAAGCTATATCCCCACAATCGCCTGATGACAAAAACAAAGATAGC aaaaacctAAGTGACAATTTCGGCAATGACACAGAATTGTGgtccaaaaatgaaaatgatgagaagaaTGTTAAAGGCACCCCCAATGAGGAAAACTTTTACAACAGTACCAACGGTACCAAAGCGAATAACACCTTGTCCAATAATGTGCAAATTGAGGAGGGAGAAATAGACGTCATAACGAATGGTGTAAATGATGTCAAGCAGATTGAAATCCACAGTGATGCACATAAATTTGCAAGTACCGGTTATCCAACTGACCAACCGTTTATGCACCAGTCAGGAGATGGAAACGGAGAGAAGGCTCCAAAAAGTGCATGCAACGTGAATAAGGGAGACGAAGAATTCCATCACGACAATGTGAGTGGAATGATGAATAACGCTTTGGCAGTAAATCGTACCAGCCATCACTATGGAGGATACACCCCCCACAGTAATAACGATAACCATTTCGACGGtaaggaaaaatttaaccACCCTGAAAGCAACCCCTATGATGGTAGCACCAGTAGAGCTCAAATGAACCCATTTAaccacaaaaatgatgaaaatttagaAACTAATAACACGTATAATAGTGCATCGAATGGAAATAATCTCTACATGTATCAAAGTAATaacgaaacaaaaaatggacctAATTACAATGCCAAGGGTGACTATGCAGTTAACAGCTCTGTATATTCGTACAACACTGCTGCTAATAACAAAACGGATTTTCTCTCACCAAGCGAAGAAAGATATGAGGAGAAGCCATTTTATAGGGAAGAAAATATCAGAACACATATTATGAACAATAATGGGGAGGTCTATCGAAATGATAACTTCCtatttatagaaaataataataactcTTTTGCAAAACCAGCAGGGACTTATCAAAATAACCAAAATGCAAACTTCGTTAATTTTTACCAAAACGATGTGGATGGTAATAAAGTAAACAGCGGATTGAATCGTGCAGACAAAGTGAATAACCagtacgattttttttacaatttgggCGAGTCCAATGGGGCAAGTCAGCAATACACCCCTTGGGGCCATCAAAACAGCAAGACCGCTTGCATAAACAGCTACAACGGGGAAGGCCAGTTTGGCGAAACGGCTGAGAGAAGTCCTCCAAATTATTACAGCAAAACGGCCAACATAAAACGAGTAAATAGCAGTGCAATAAATACAATCAAGAACTCCACCAGTGATTTGTCGCAGAATGGCCAAGTCAAATTATCCACGAAGAGCGAAGTGCACTATAACTCATtcaaggcacaaaaaaataaaacaaaaaaaaatttagaagaCCTTTTTGCCTAG
- a CDS encoding zinc finger protein (putative): MKIFKRNKTLEKANFDKINNVQIYGENKIHCKGFFVSGPAFLTVISSFLMILIPVAIFHAFTSTWLFEKDIYYVPFLNLFFFTLTIYTFFKTSFMDPGIIPRQVMATKLKSVLNIYDVIIQQYRETQPPRQKEVLINGNFYKLKYCYTCNIYRGIRTVHCSICDNCVEKVGNCIGTRNYKYFVYFVFNLYILICITLGASIYKLTICINNLSDQGYNTEKIFIHIWRMATDSIILIIYTILTLWFVIGLLCYHIYTIVTNQTTYEQIKTFYQNDNPFNIGVFNNIKEILFTKTRPSYINFVNPQLQVVDKKCSHHVVVLNDVAINIEEEKNDSKWTKKGRDYHSNNIHDSKCRNKNYNVKKKIKKEKRKNSAGKNGLRKKDAHDGDSLAPLGHSKQIRRKQINYETKINCFSNLTHVRKKLEYPILYKKKFPFIRKFKSKVETYYVVRYANINKNDFSTYCQQTSADLEMNSVKQMSKMKMIKKINYLRKLFSRKRQHGNSGHNNRGKIKMFSTAKSASRKDEACNCSRWRGGHVKNGHDDCSANAQANEKIVLKKRKKKKMMALQKDVIISIYNYKPKEEREKPNQWGASPSKLGKNEQHEKEQAGQVDQTGDHERSSGEEEAQDLSEQTHRQIHGDASTKHAEEKQKKLDLKLPAYYLSGIDNVELENFSKICEMRYTKMYKWKYKKMHKRILRRERIKLLSRPHKNIHLYYNNKNYCIDESTDWHKNSELLSEYMDANLYFARIKKGNKFDNLKLFNYLIHKHKQEKDRSDNKKKSKASKFFYFFTSFALIINCIHIPSSNDND, encoded by the exons atgaaaatatttaaaagaaataaaactTTGGAGAAAGCGaattttgacaaaataaataatgtacaaatatatggagaaaataaaatacactGCAAGGGGTTTTTCGTATCAGG ACCGGCCTTTTTAACGGTTATCTCGTCCTTTCTTATGATATTAATCCCGGTTGCCATCTTCCACGCCTTTACATCAACA TGGCTCTTTGAAAAGGATATTTACTACGTCCCATTTCTCaacctcttctttttcacacTAACCatttacaccttttttaaaacgagTTTTATGGACCCTGGTATAATACCAAGACAGGTAATGGCCACCAAGTTG AAATCCGTACTAAACATTTACGATGTGATAATCCAACAGTACCGGGAAACGCAACCACCACGACAGAAGGAGGTTTTGATAAATGGGAACTTTTACAAGCTCAAGTATTGCTACAcgtgtaatatatatagagGCATAAGAACTGTGCACTGTTCCATTTGTGACAACTGCGTGGAGAA GGTGGGCAATTGCATTGGGACGAGGAACTACAAATACTTCGTGTACTTCGTTTTTAATCTGTACATCCTGATATGCATAACTCTGGGCGCGAGTATTTACAAACTAACCATATGCATCAACAACCTATCAGACCAAGGTTACAACAcggagaaaatatttattcacatATGGCGCATGGCCACAGATAGCATCATTTTGATCATATACACTATCCTAACCTTGTGGTTTGTCATAGGACTGCTGTGCTATCACATCTACACAATTGTGACGAATCAAACAACGTACGAGCAAATAAAGACCTTCTATCAAAACGATAATCCGTTTAATATTGGCGTTTTTAACAATATAAAAGAGATACTGTTCACGAAAACGAGGCCGTCATACATCAATTTTGTGAACCCCCAATTACAAGTTgtggataaaaaatgttcgcACCATGTAGTTGTCCTGAACGATGTAGCTATCAACAtagaggaagagaaaaatg ACTCCAAATGgaccaaaaaaggaagagattATCATTCGAACAATATTCATGATAGCAAATgtagaaacaaaaattacaatgtaaagaaaaagataaagaaagaaaaaa GGAAAAACAGCGCAGGGAAAAACGGCCTACGCAAAAAAGATGCACACGATGGTGATTCTCTTGCCCCACTTGGCCATTCAAAACAAATTAGACGGAAACAGATTAACTacgaaacaaaaattaactgCTTCAGCAACTTGACAcatgtgagaaaaaaattagagtACCCAATTCtgtataagaaaaaattcccattCATCCGTAAGTTTAAAAGCAAAGTGGAGACCTATTACGTAGTCAGATATGCCAACATAAATAAGAATGACTTTTCGACCTACTGCCAGCAGACCAGTGCGGACCTAGAAATGAATAGCGTCAAACAGATGAGCAAGATGAAGATGATAAAGAAGATAAACTACTTGCGGAAGCTATTTTCGAGAAAACGCCAGCACGGCAATAGTGGCCATAACAATCggggcaaaataaaaatgttcagcACCGCCAAGAGTGCCAGTCGGAAGGACGAAGCGTGCAATTGCAGC CGTTGGCGGGGGGGGCATGTCAAGAACGGACACGATGACTGCTCTGCCAATGCGCAAGCCAACGAGAAAATTGTActcaaaaagaggaagaagaagaagatgatgGCCCTGCAGAAGGATGTCATCATCagcatatataattataagcCCAAGGAAGAGAGGGAGAAGCCCAATCAGTGGGGTGCAAGCCCTtccaaattgggaaaaaacgaacagcATGAAAAGGAACAAGCGGGTCAAGTGGACCAAACAGGCGATCATGAACGCAGCAgcggggaggaggaggctcAAGATTTGTCCGAGCAAACCCACCGCCAAATCCACGGAGACGCCTCGACCAAACAcgcagaagaaaaacaaaagaagtTGGACCTGAAGCTGCCTGCATACTACCTCTCCGGAATAGACAACGTTGAGCTGGAAAATTTCAGCAAGATATGCGAAATGAGATACACCAAAATGTACAAGTGGAAGTACAAGAAGATGCACAAGAGGATACTGCGAAGGGAAAGAATAAAACTGCTATCCAGACCACATAAGAACATCCACTTGTATtataacaacaaaaattattgcaTTGATGAGTCTACAGATTGGCATAAAAACAGTGAACTGTTAAGCGAATACATGGACGCTAATCTTTACTTTGcgagaattaaaaaaggtaacaaatttgacaatttaaaattatttaattatttaattcacAAGCataaacaagaaaaagacCGCTCAGataacaaaaagaaaagcaaggcgtccaaatttttttatttttttacatcctttGCTCTAATAATTAATTGTATACACATACCGTCTAGCAATGATAATGACTGA
- a CDS encoding calmodulin (putative), producing the protein MHYTLAGFCSLLGSLLRCSGYNVSLKEIDKIKDKIVENKIKEKSSQVNEKRETEITTNEKDANNDTSNHKQAETTNVDDDDNDNSNNISKMLSDLKNYDNFIELEKQKEEKKKKEENKNLFSIKEFFRIIHLPNITNETKPSNVLNSFEIFDEKGNGRISIKKLRFILQYLGEPLSNADFDEFFDWIKTVSVPAERGGREVYMNFCVESFPLHRVMSTAPCYTLMRCDDLTCFPYVRHCTHKIIFSPDRQKDKVYKKDYIIYEDLLNELVNKDTSV; encoded by the coding sequence ATGCATTACACATTGGCCGGATTTTGCAGTCTGTTAGGAAGCCTCCTGCGCTGCAGCGGATACAATGTGTCGCTAAAAGAAATTGATAAGATAAAAGacaaaattgtagaaaacaaaattaaggaaaaaagcTCGCAAGTGAATGAAAAGAGGGAAACAGAAATTACTACAAACGAAAAAGATGCCAATAATGACACGTCGAACCATAAGCAAGCTGAAACAACTAACGTCGACGATGATGATAATgataatagtaataatatatcCAAAATGCTAagcgatttaaaaaattatgataacTTTATCGAattggaaaaacaaaaagaagaaaaaaaaaaaaaagaagaaaataaaaacttatttAGTATAAAGGAGTTTTTTAGGATCATTCACCTGCCAAATATAACCAACGAAACTAAGCCATCAAATGTTTTAAACTCTTTTGAAATTTTCGATGAAAAGGGGAATGGAAGAATATCCATCAAAAAGTTGAGATTTATTCTTCAGTACTTAGGGGAACCCCTAAGCAACGCAGATTTTGACGAATTCTTTGATTGGATCAAGACGGTAAGTGTTCCAGcggagagggggggaagggaagtATATATGAACTTTTGTGTGGAGAGCTTTCCCTTGCATCGGGTCATGTCAACAGCTCCATGCTATACGCTGATGCGATGTGACGATTTAACATGCTTTCCTTACGTGAGACACTGTacacataaaataattttctccccCGATCGACAGAAGGATAAAGTGTACAAGAAGGACTATATAATTTACGAGGATCTGCTCAACGAGCTGGTAAATAAAGACACCAGCGTTTAG
- a CDS encoding transcription elongation factor (putative), protein MTMTENITKITTIQERLKDKESKFLSANEEEEEADAEAEEQKKTIDESTIKEIIEDLILLKDVEINKDILKQTKIGVTVNKFTKIKNEEIQNVAKDLVDKWKNIAIKEKHSSTSSRSAESLKKRKSELVETSDNHTCSEDYELKKVKVKNDNEHKSEKGTIQSDNPNLREPNNKTDDLLLKSKHHNSDNLPIKGSIKNSYQFSELKHINTDLKALTEWNYNGKFHNDVLRDKAKQFLFKAFITGSDDNLLYLIDRKKLNDIIYNIENELHKFFIEKKQSQKEYNMQLKSIKFNLCDKKNPSFNEKIYAEYIPPRTIATMNSQEMASDEKKKERNKCLQESLQACQSDWDVKNILLKKTRKGEFQCFKCKGYETVYHQLQTRSSDEPMTTFVTPLCKFGSLNRTNF, encoded by the exons atgactaTGACggaaaatattacaaaaatcaCCACCATTCAAGAAAGGTTAAAAGATAAGGAAAGTAAATTCTTAAGTGCcaacgaggaggaagaggaagcagacgcagaagcagaggagcaaaaaaaaacaatcgaTGAAAGtacaataaaagaaattatagaAGAcctaattttgttaaaagacgtagaaataaataaagacaTTTTAAAGCAAACCAAGATAGGAGTAACCGTCAATAAATTtaccaaaataaaaaacgaggaaatacaaaatgttGCAAAGGATCTTGTCGAtaagtggaaaaatattgctataaaggaaaaacactCCTCAACCAGTAGTAGAAGTGCCGAAAGTctgaagaaaagaaaatctGAGCTAGTCGAAACGAGTGACAATCACACATGTTCAGAGGAttacgaattaaaaaaggtaaaagttaaaaatgataatgaGCACAAATCAGAGAAGGGAACAATCCAAAGTGATAACCCCAATCTGAGAGAACCGAATAATAAGACGGATGATCTGCTCCTCAAGAGCAAACATCACAATAGTGACAACTTACCAATAAAAGGAAGCATTAAAAATAGCTACCAGTTTAGCGAACTTAAACACATTAACACAGATTTAAAGGCACTCACTGAGTGGAATTATAACGGAAAATTTCACAATGATGTACTTCGAGATAAGGCGAAacagtttttatttaaagCTTTCATTACTGGCTCAGATGACAATTTGCTCTACCTTATTGATAGAAAAAAGCTAAACGatattatatacaatatAGAAAACGaattacacaaattttttatagaaaaaaaacaatcccAGAAGGAGTACAATATGCAATTAAaatcaataaaatttaatttatgtgataaaaaaaacccaagttttaacgaaaaaatttatgcagAATACATCCCGCCAAGAACTATTGCCACCATGAATTCTCAAGAAATGGCTagcgatgaaaaaaaaaaggaacgaaacaAATGCCTGCAAGAAAGCTTACAGGCTTGTCAGTCCGACTGggatgttaaaaatattcttttaaaaaaaactaggAAGGGCGAATTTCAGTGTTTTAAATGTAAGGGCTATGAAACTGTCTACCACCAGCTGCAAACTAGGAGCAGCGACGAGCCCATGACGACCTTCGTCAC GCCTCTCTGCAAATTTGGCAGTTTAAATCGAACTAACTTTTGA
- a CDS encoding hypothetical protein (putative), with product MYYFLSRLDINKLRRNINKRKASSLKKDDPKEHDDQAEGENSLRDDYDIDNINYYDSNFIVNFQEEENYAHVMQNTKEQMKSLRELHEEGCFANTKEQYKEFLQKHKKIDLWGKNEQEQKFLLNSKNSVNERRTFDRETDLAINRFVKKDDYRKLIKPNSEQENHAHCSFVFKFVDN from the exons ATGTATTACTTTTTGTCTAGACTGGATATAAATAAGCTGAGGCGTAACATTAACAAACGGAAAGCTAGTTCGTTGAAGAAGGACGATCCAAAGGAACATGATGACCAAgctgaaggagaaaacaGTTTACGTGATGATTACGATATTGATAACATCAATTACTATGATAGTAATTTTATTGTGAATTTCCAAGAGGAGGAGAACTACGCCCATGTGATGCAAAACACTAAGGAACAAATGAAAAGTTTGAGAGAGTTACATGAAGAAGGGTGCTTTGCAAATACAAAGGAAcaatataaagaatttttacaaaaacataaaaaaattgacttatggggaaaaaatgagcaagaGCAAAAGTTTCTGTTGAACTCGAAAAATTCAGTTAACGAGAGGAGAACCTTTGATAGGGAAACTGATTTGGCCATAAACaggtttgtaaaaaaggacgaTTATAGGAAATTGATTAAGC cGAATTCAGAACAGGAAAATCATGCACATTGCAGTTttgttttcaaatttgttgataattaa